From the genome of Elusimicrobiaceae bacterium, one region includes:
- a CDS encoding BMC domain-containing protein, which yields MQANLALGLLETKSIARGVEAVDAMCKAAGVEIHTARAICSGKYYIVIKGPVGEVESSLRAGAEIAGDVLVAQHIIRSVHRMVFDRLDSRLLPEKLDAVGMIETKDVISAVYAADAACKAASVYLAEVRLGRGIGGKSYFTVNGEVGAVRAAIAAGMKAIPAEQLVTRMVIPQAHAAVLKAL from the coding sequence ATGCAGGCGAATCTGGCTTTGGGACTGTTGGAAACGAAATCAATAGCGCGCGGGGTCGAAGCGGTGGACGCGATGTGCAAGGCGGCCGGCGTGGAAATTCATACGGCCCGGGCGATCTGCAGCGGGAAATATTACATTGTCATAAAAGGCCCGGTCGGCGAGGTGGAGTCTTCGCTGCGGGCCGGCGCGGAAATCGCGGGCGATGTTTTAGTGGCGCAGCACATCATCCGCAGCGTGCACCGGATGGTGTTTGACCGGCTCGACTCCAGGCTGCTGCCTGAAAAGCTGGACGCCGTGGGCATGATCGAAACGAAAGACGTGATCTCCGCGGTTTATGCGGCCGACGCGGCCTGCAAAGCGGCTTCCGTTTATCTGGCGGAAGTGCGGCTGGGCCGGGGGATAGGCGGCAAGTCCTATTTCACCGTCAACGGCGAGGTGGGCGCGGTGCGCGCGGCCATCGCGGCGGGCATGAAAGCGATTCCCGCAGAGCAGCTGGTGACGCGCATGGTTATTCCGCAGGCGCACGCGGCGGTTTTGAAAGCGCTTTAA